The following are encoded together in the Humulus lupulus chromosome 5, drHumLupu1.1, whole genome shotgun sequence genome:
- the LOC133779387 gene encoding uncharacterized protein LOC133779387 → MEIPDNPPRSFQFINEHGQVVEQSVEYEWLPTKCKSCSGFGHSMAECRKDLKAVWVEKVPPPPPAPPTEENQLERTDKPDGTKGGPLNTQEEGSQATEEAKSDEGVTSTTERSTSGQAIERSKEGQWLTPRRVSTQKTGPFTGVHKQAGSAQNKGNQFGILQDQERGGGLLETKLRGKKIEEFMEHRFPNWDYFTSPRTEGRLLILWRKGGVFGMIYLGYFFLSKLGWFLVILMHHFSVGDRTGGSSLASSELVDSVGWKNVAKVEAIKSMGSYFTWTNNQDGLARIYSKIDHALIDEDWLDLFPQSVAVFQWEAVSDHCSCIVSNISLNSMGTKLFRYYNFWSNHPDFKQIVLKSWEAPVKSSGLKAIFTRLIRLKHQLKKINRDWFGDVGLGYHLALEELQTARFQAQEKPIDFQLQEVVKVKATEFNYHEKIYHSFLVQRSKINWLRHGDMNSSFFHAFLKRRKTKNSIVSYTNDNGVLVDDFKEVVSHFSEHFKSHLGTPSSASGMVDQNYMDLGSKLSVEQQLYLLKPFSPKEIKAALFSIPNTKSPGPGGYGSGFFKSMWKDIGQDICSAISHGFSMGQFPKELHETTLSLIPKVVNPARASDYRPIACCSTLYKVMAKLLCSRLVVVLHYLVQSNQRAFVRGRSIAHNIMILQDLIKNYGRAITSPRCAIKIDISKAYDTVDWLFLVNLLKAFCFPSKFINWVMICIRSTTYSLLINGRVQCTFKGGKGLRQGDPMSPLLFILIMEYLTRGLQSDAKSSSFRYHPMCKDLKLINLCFADDVILFCKGTVAAVSVLKDSLQKFSEATGLSINSKKSQVYFGGVAAGIRIEILHGLNLSAGSFPMHYLGVPLRPTKWKHTDCELIIQKMRVKLFSKHLSYAGRLLLIQTVLSGLRNYWMSIFTLPQSIIKEVEKLCRQFLWGASGTRCKFHLASWNQVCLPKAYGGLGLRDGTSWNRALLARYIWAVSTKQDSLWVKWIQHVYLKGVNFLDYDLKHDSSWYWRKLCLLRTRFNEKEILAAGVSGAFRPSKLYFSSINQHIVAYKEGIWCRTILPKHRFLLWMVINSFLLTRDNLAKCTIPIDSHLCPVCEDQVESHIHLFFDCYLSQKILHCIISWLGFHAWASSFSAWTVGLNLSQHNRMSMTINMILATAVYQIWRNRNRCIYDGFSLSANCIAKEIVTLVQYRIYSVHSRKSLPNFNIFLRKLASM, encoded by the exons ATGGAAATTCCAGATAATCCCCCTCGTAGTTTTCAGTTTATTAATGAACATGGTCAGGTGGTTGAACAAAGTGTAGAGTATGAGTGGCTGCCTACTAAATGTAAAAGCTGCTCTGGTTTTGGACATTCTATGGCAGAGTGTAGGAAGGACCTTAAGGCAGTTTGGGTAGAAAaagttcccccccccccccccgccccgcCGACTGAGGAGAACCAATTAGAAAGGACGGACAAGCCAGATGGAACTAAGGGAGGACCTTTGAATACACAAGAGGAGGGGTCTCAAGCTACTGAAGAAGCTAAATCTGATGAAGGTGTAACGTCTACTACAGAGAGAAGTACTTCTGGGCAGGCTATAGAAAGGAGCAAGGAAGGACAGTGGCTCACCCCTAGACGAGTCAGTACTCAAAAAACAGGCCCTTTTACTGGTGTCCATAAACAGGCTGGGTCGGCTCAGAATAAAGGTAACCAGTTTGGAATATTGCAGGATCAGGAAAGGGGAG GTGGTTTGTTGGAAACCAAATTGCGTGGTAAGAAAATTGAGGAGTTTATGGAACATAGATTTCCTAATTGGGACTATTTCACTAGCCCGAGAACTGAAGGAAGGTTGCTGATTCTTTGGAGAAAAG GAGGAGTCTTTGGCATGATCTATCTCGGCTATTTCTTTCTGTCAAAGCTTGGTTGGTTCTTGGTGATTTTAATGCACCATTTTTCTGTTGGTGATAGAACTGGTGGAAGCTCTTTGGCTAGTTCTGAGTTGGTGGATTCAGTTGGCTGGAAAAATGTTGCCAAAGTTGAGGCTATCAAGAGTATGGGTTCCTACTTTACATGGACGAATAACCAAGATGGTTTAGCTAGAATTTATTCCAAAATAGATCATGCTCTTATAGATGAGGATTGGCTGGATTTATTTCCTCAAAGTGTGGCTGTTTTTCAATGGGAGGCGGTTTCAGATCACTGCTCATGTATTGTGTCTAATATCTCTTTGAATTCTATGGGAACCAAGCTTTTCAGATACTATAATTTTTGGTCCAACCACCCTGATTTTAAGCAAATAGTCTTGAAGAGCTGGGAAGCTCCTGTGAAGTCATCTGGGCTGAAGGCCATTTTTACTAGATTGATTCGTCTTAAACATCAACTGAAAAAGATAAACAGGGACTGGTTTGGGGATGTGGGATTAGGCTACCATCTGGCTTTGGAAGAGCTACAAACAGCCCGTTTTCAAGCTCAAGAGAAGCCTATTGACTTTCAATTACAAGAGGTAGTTAAAGTGAAGGCAACAGAATTTAATTATCATGAAAAAATCTACCATAGTTTCTTAGTGCAGCGCAGCAAGATCAATTGGTTAAGGCATGGGGACATGAATTCTTCTTTTTTCCATGCGTTCTTGAAGAGGAGAAAAACTAAGAATTCTATTGTTTCTTATACTAACGATAATGGGGTTCTAGTTGATGATTTCAAGGAGGTTGTTAGCCATTTTTCAGAGCACTTTAAGAGTCATTTGGGCACTCCTAGTTCGGCTTCAGGGATGGTTGATCAGAATTATATGGATTTAGGCTCTAAGCTCTCAGTGGAGCAACAACTGTATCTGTTAAAACCCTTCTCTCCTAAGGAAATAAAGGCTGCCTTGTTTAGTATTCCCAATACTAAATCGCCTGGCCCTGGTGGCTATGGATCTGGTTTCTTCAAGTCAATGTGGAAGGATATTGGTCAGGATATTTGCTCCGCCATATCTCATGGTTTCTCAATGGGTCAGTTTCCTAAAGAGCTTCATGAAACAACTTTGTCCTTAATTCCTAAAGTTGTGAATCCAGCTAGGGCCTCAGATTATAGACCGATTGCTTGTTGCTCAACTCTGTATAAAGTTATGGCTAAATTGCTGTGTTCCCGTCTGGTAGTGGTGCTTCATTATCTTGTTCAATCGAATCAACGTGCGTTTGTTCGGGGTAGATCTATAGCTCACAATATCATGATTCTTCAAGATTTAATTAAGAATTATGGTAGAGCGATTACTTCTCCTCGGTGTGCGATAAAGATAGACATTAGCAAGGCGTATGATACGGTGGATTGGCTTTTTTTGGTTAACTTGTTAAAGGCCTTTTGTTTTCCTTCCAAGTTCATTAACTGGGTCATGATATGCATTAGGAGTACTACTTACTCTTTGCTGATAAATGGGCGGGTTCAGTGTACTTTCAAAGGGGGCAAAGGTTTGAGGCAAGGGGACCCAATGTCCCCTCTTCTCTTTATTTTAATCATGGAGTACTTGACTAGAGGTTTGCAATCTGATGCCAAGTCCTCCTCCTTTCGGTATCACCCGATGTGTAAGGACTTGAAGTTGATAAATCTTTGTTTCGCAGATGATGTCATTTTATTTTGTAAAGGAACTGTTGCGGCTGTTTCTGTTCTGAAAGACTCTCTTCAGAAATTTAGCGAAGCTACTGGTTTGTCTATCAATTCCAAAAAGTCCCAGGTGTATTTTGGAGGAGTTGCAGCAGGAATTAGGATTGAGATTTTACATGGGTTGAACCTTTCAGCTGGATCCTTTCCTATGCACTATCTTGGAGTGCCTTTGAGGCCTACAAAATGGAAACACACGGACTGTGAACTCATTATCCAAAAGATGCGTGTTAAATTGTTTTCCAAACACTTATCCTATGCAGGTCGTTTACTACTCATACAAACGGTGCTGTCTGGTTTAAGGAATTATTGGATGTCTATTTTCACTTTACCTCAAAGCATCATCAAGGAAGTGGAGAAGTTGTGTAGGCAGTTTCTTTGGGGGGCCTCGGGTACTCGCTGTAAGTTTCATTTGGCTTCTTGGAACCAAGTTTGCTTGCCTAAGGCCTATGGGGGTCTTGGTCTTAGGGATGGTACTAGTTGGAATAGGGCCCTTCTTGCCAGGTATATTTGGGCTGTTTCGACTAAACAAGACTCGCTTTGGGTGAAATGGATTCAGCATGTCTACTTAAAAGGAGTGAACTTCTTGGATTATGATTTGAAACATGACAGTAGTTGGTACTGGCGCAAGCTTTGTCTCCTCAGAACTCGATTCAATGAAAAAGAAATTCTTGCTGCTGGTGTCTCAGGAGCGTTCAGACCTTCAAAGCTTTATTTTAGCTCCATAAACCAGCACATAGTGGCCTATAAAGAAGGCATCTGGTGTCGTACCATTCTTCCCAAACATAGATTCCTGTTATGGATGGTTATTAATTCTTTTCTTCTCACTAGAGACAACTTGGCCAAATGCACCATTCCCATTGACAGCCATCTCTGCCCTGTGTGTGAAGATCAAGTGGAGAGTCACATCCATCTCTTTTTCGACTGCTACCTATCTCAGAAGATCTTGCATTGCATAATTTCATGGCTGGGTTTTCATGCCTGGGCTTCCAGCTTCTCGGCATGGACTGTGGGTCTCAACCTTAGCCAGCATAACAGAATGAGCATGACTATCAATATGATCCTGGCAACTGCTGTTTATCAAATTTGGAGGAATAGAAATAGATGTATATATGATGGATTCTCCCTGTCAGCTAATTGTATAGCTAAAGAGATTGTTACTTTAGTCCAGTATAGAATTTACAGTGTCCATAGTAGGAAGTCTCTTCCGAATTTTAACATTTTCTTAAGGAAACTAGCTAGTATGTAA